A genomic window from Pantoea alhagi includes:
- the hdfR gene encoding HTH-type transcriptional regulator HdfR: MDTELLKTFLEVSRTRHFGRAAEALYLTQSAVSFRIRQLENQLGVNLFTRHRNNIRLTSAGERLLPYAESLMSTWMMAKKEVAHTQQHHELSIGASASLWEAYLTPWLQTLYENRESLHLEARVAQRHLLVKQLHERQLDLLITTEAPKMDELTSQQIGHISLTLFRSRKSEKREKYDYIKLEWGADFHQHESYLAGADDVPVLTTTSAHLTRQLLHTTGACAFLPDNWIQLYPDLTVIPDTPVAVRPLYAVWLQNSDQQSHIRQLLKFPVLVPA, translated from the coding sequence GTGGATACGGAATTATTAAAGACCTTTCTTGAGGTAAGCAGAACGCGCCATTTTGGCCGCGCAGCAGAAGCCCTCTACCTTACGCAATCTGCAGTGAGTTTTCGCATCAGACAGCTGGAAAATCAGCTGGGTGTTAATCTTTTTACCCGTCATCGTAATAATATTCGACTCACTTCTGCCGGCGAGCGTCTGCTCCCCTATGCTGAAAGCCTGATGAGTACCTGGATGATGGCAAAAAAGGAAGTCGCGCACACTCAGCAGCATCATGAGCTGTCGATAGGTGCCAGCGCATCCCTTTGGGAGGCTTACCTTACGCCATGGCTGCAAACGCTGTACGAAAACCGTGAAAGCCTGCACCTTGAGGCACGCGTTGCACAGCGGCACTTACTGGTTAAACAACTGCACGAACGTCAACTTGATCTACTGATTACCACCGAAGCACCTAAAATGGATGAGCTGACCAGCCAGCAAATCGGACATATTTCACTAACGCTATTTCGCTCGCGCAAAAGTGAAAAGCGGGAAAAATATGACTATATCAAACTGGAGTGGGGAGCGGATTTCCATCAGCATGAAAGCTATCTGGCCGGTGCGGATGATGTTCCCGTACTGACAACGACATCAGCGCATTTAACCCGTCAGTTACTCCATACTACAGGCGCCTGCGCCTTTCTACCGGATAACTGGATACAACTGTATCCTGATCTAACGGTTATCCCTGACACGCCCGTGGCCGTCAGGCCGTTATACGCGGTTTGGCTACAAAACAGCGATCAGCAGTCTCATATTCGTCAGTTACTGAAGTTTCCGGTACTGGTGCCAGCATAA
- the ilvA gene encoding threonine ammonia-lyase, biosynthetic, which yields MAESQPLPDAPCGAEYLRAVLRSPVYEVAQVTPLQKMEKLSARLGNTVLVKREDRQPVHSFKLRGAYAMIAGLDEEQKARGVVTASAGNHAQGVALSASKLGIKSLIVMPVTTADIKVEAVRAFGGEAYLFGANFDEAKAKAIELSERQGYTFVPPFDHPAVIAGQGTLAMELLQQDAHLDRIFVPVGGGGLAAGVAVLIKQLMPQIKVIAVEAAESACLQAALEAGEPVDLPRVGLFAEGVAVRRIGSETFRLCQAYLDDIVTVDSDAICAAMKDLFEDVRAVAEPSGALALAGMKKYIQQHNLQGERLAHILSGANVNFHGLRYVSERCELGEQREALLAVTIPEQQGSFLKFCQTLGGRAVTEFNYRYADARDACIFVGVRLTRGREERREIIDELTAGGYQVVDLSDDEMAKLHVRYMVGGRPSKPLRERLFSFEFPEAPGALLKFLQTLGTYWNISLFHYRSHGTDYGRVLAAFELGENEPRFEEHLTALGYDFHDESQNPAFRFFLAG from the coding sequence ATGGCTGAGTCTCAACCGTTACCCGACGCGCCCTGCGGCGCTGAATATCTGCGTGCCGTTCTGCGCTCGCCGGTTTACGAAGTGGCACAGGTGACGCCGCTGCAAAAGATGGAAAAGCTCTCTGCCCGTCTTGGCAATACGGTGCTGGTTAAGCGCGAAGATCGTCAGCCGGTACACAGTTTTAAACTGCGCGGTGCCTACGCGATGATTGCCGGTCTGGATGAAGAGCAAAAGGCGCGAGGCGTGGTCACCGCCTCTGCGGGGAATCATGCGCAGGGCGTTGCGCTTTCTGCCAGCAAACTGGGCATTAAGTCACTGATCGTGATGCCCGTTACCACAGCAGATATTAAAGTTGAGGCGGTACGCGCGTTTGGCGGTGAGGCTTATCTGTTCGGCGCCAACTTTGACGAGGCGAAAGCGAAAGCGATCGAGCTGTCGGAGCGGCAGGGCTATACCTTTGTTCCCCCTTTCGATCATCCTGCGGTCATTGCCGGTCAGGGAACGCTGGCGATGGAGCTGTTGCAGCAGGATGCGCATCTTGATCGTATCTTTGTTCCGGTGGGCGGCGGTGGGTTGGCTGCTGGCGTGGCGGTATTGATTAAACAATTAATGCCACAAATCAAAGTAATAGCGGTAGAGGCAGCCGAGTCAGCCTGTCTGCAGGCTGCGCTGGAAGCGGGTGAGCCGGTAGATTTACCGCGTGTCGGGCTGTTTGCTGAAGGCGTGGCGGTAAGGCGTATTGGCAGCGAAACCTTCCGTCTGTGCCAGGCCTATCTGGATGATATCGTTACCGTTGATAGCGATGCCATCTGTGCGGCGATGAAAGATCTGTTTGAAGATGTGCGCGCCGTAGCGGAACCTTCCGGAGCATTAGCGCTGGCCGGCATGAAAAAGTATATCCAGCAGCATAACCTGCAGGGTGAGCGACTGGCGCATATTCTCTCTGGCGCTAACGTTAACTTTCACGGGCTACGCTATGTTTCCGAGCGTTGTGAGCTTGGCGAGCAGCGCGAGGCGTTGCTGGCTGTCACCATCCCGGAACAGCAGGGTAGTTTCCTGAAGTTCTGTCAGACGCTGGGCGGACGCGCGGTAACAGAATTTAACTATCGCTACGCGGATGCCAGAGATGCCTGCATTTTTGTTGGCGTCCGTTTGACGCGCGGTCGGGAAGAACGGCGGGAAATTATCGACGAGTTAACGGCGGGCGGCTATCAGGTGGTCGATCTTTCTGATGACGAAATGGCCAAACTGCATGTTCGTTACATGGTTGGCGGTCGTCCCTCCAAGCCGCTTCGTGAACGCTTATTCAGTTTTGAATTTCCGGAGGCGCCAGGCGCGCTGTTGAAGTTCCTGCAAACGCTGGGCACTTACTGGAATATTTCACTGTTCCATTATCGTAGCCACGGCACCGATTACGGTCGGGTGCTGGCGGCGTTTGAGCTGGGTGAGAATGAACCCCGTTTCGAAGAGCATCTCACCGCGCTCGGCTACGATTTCCATGATGAAAGCCAGAACCCGGCGTTTCGTTTTTTCCTGGCTGGCTAG
- the ilvY gene encoding HTH-type transcriptional activator IlvY encodes MDLRDLKLFLHLAESRHFGRTARAMHVSPSTLSRQIQRLEEDLGHTLFLRDNRTVTLTDAGEQLRQFAQQTLLQYQQMRHAMGQHGPSLSGELKLFCSVTAAYSHLPPILDRFRAEHPQVEIKLTTGDAADAVEKVQTGEAELAIAGRPETLHASIDFTPLGHIPLVLIAPALPCPVRNQATQPEPDWTQIPFILPEQGPARRRIDLWFRRLRIANPLIYATVSGHEAIVSMVALGCGIALLPDVVLENSPEPVRNRVLVLEDIDSVAPFELGVCVQKKRLGEPLIKAFWQLL; translated from the coding sequence ATGGATTTACGAGACCTGAAGCTTTTTTTACATCTGGCGGAAAGCCGCCATTTTGGCCGCACTGCCCGCGCCATGCATGTTTCGCCCTCTACGCTTTCGCGCCAAATACAGCGACTGGAAGAGGATCTCGGCCATACCCTGTTTCTGCGTGATAACCGCACCGTTACGTTGACCGACGCTGGAGAACAACTGCGCCAGTTCGCACAGCAAACCCTATTGCAATATCAGCAGATGCGTCATGCTATGGGTCAACATGGCCCTTCACTGAGTGGCGAGCTGAAACTCTTCTGTTCCGTTACTGCCGCCTACAGTCATCTGCCGCCGATACTTGACCGCTTTCGCGCAGAACATCCGCAGGTGGAAATTAAACTCACCACCGGTGATGCTGCCGACGCCGTGGAGAAAGTCCAGACTGGCGAAGCCGAGCTGGCCATTGCCGGTCGCCCCGAAACGCTGCATGCCAGTATTGACTTCACGCCGCTGGGCCATATCCCTCTGGTATTGATTGCGCCAGCCTTACCCTGTCCGGTACGCAACCAGGCGACGCAGCCTGAACCCGACTGGACGCAGATCCCCTTCATCCTGCCGGAACAGGGCCCGGCGCGACGGCGGATCGACCTCTGGTTTCGCCGCCTGCGTATTGCCAATCCGCTTATTTACGCGACCGTTTCCGGTCATGAAGCCATTGTTTCCATGGTGGCGCTGGGTTGTGGCATCGCCCTGCTGCCGGACGTGGTGCTGGAGAATAGCCCGGAACCGGTACGCAACCGTGTTCTGGTACTGGAAGACATTGACTCAGTCGCGCCTTTTGAACTGGGCGTCTGCGTTCAAAAAAAGCGGCTCGGCGAGCCGCTGATCAAAGCGTTCTGGCAGCTGTTGTAA
- the ilvE gene encoding branched-chain-amino-acid transaminase, with translation MSTKKADFIWFNGEMVKWEEAKVSVMSHALHYGTSVFEGVRCYDSHKGPVVFRHREHMQRLHDSAKIYRFPLKHSVDELMAACREVLRVNKLQSAYIRPLAFVGDVGLGVNPPDGYSTDVIIAAFPWGAYLGAEALEQGIDAMVSSWNRVAPNTIPTAAKAGGNYLSSLLVGSEARRHGYQEGIALDTNGYISEGAGENLFEVKDGILFTPPFTSSALPGITRDAIIKLAKDAGIEVREQVLSRESLYLADEVFMSGTAAEITPVRSVDGIKVGEGKCGPVTKRIQQAFFGLFTGETEDKWGWLDPVNP, from the coding sequence ATGAGTACGAAGAAAGCAGACTTTATCTGGTTCAACGGTGAGATGGTGAAATGGGAAGAGGCGAAAGTCAGCGTTATGTCTCATGCCCTGCATTACGGCACGTCTGTTTTTGAAGGCGTCCGCTGCTACGACTCCCACAAGGGGCCTGTGGTTTTCCGCCACCGTGAACATATGCAGCGCCTGCACGACTCTGCCAAAATTTATCGATTCCCGCTGAAGCACAGCGTGGATGAGCTGATGGCAGCCTGTCGTGAAGTGCTGCGAGTGAACAAGCTGCAGAGTGCTTATATTCGTCCTTTGGCTTTTGTTGGTGATGTTGGTCTGGGCGTTAACCCACCGGATGGCTACAGCACTGATGTCATCATTGCCGCCTTTCCGTGGGGCGCTTACCTGGGCGCAGAAGCGCTGGAGCAGGGCATCGATGCGATGGTCTCTTCGTGGAATCGCGTAGCGCCTAACACGATCCCTACCGCGGCGAAAGCGGGCGGTAATTACCTCTCCTCACTGCTGGTGGGCAGCGAAGCGCGTCGCCATGGTTACCAGGAAGGCATTGCGCTGGATACCAACGGCTATATTTCTGAAGGTGCGGGCGAAAACCTGTTTGAAGTGAAAGATGGCATCCTGTTTACCCCGCCGTTTACCTCCTCCGCACTGCCTGGCATTACCCGCGATGCCATTATCAAACTGGCGAAAGACGCTGGCATTGAAGTGCGTGAGCAGGTGCTGTCACGTGAGTCTCTCTACCTGGCCGATGAAGTCTTTATGTCCGGCACCGCGGCTGAAATTACGCCAGTGCGTAGCGTCGATGGCATTAAAGTAGGCGAAGGTAAATGCGGTCCGGTGACGAAACGTATCCAGCAGGCCTTCTTTGGCCTGTTCACCGGCGAAACTGAAGATAAATGGGGCTGGCTGGATCCGGTAAACCCATAA
- the ilvG gene encoding acetolactate synthase 2 catalytic subunit has product MTGAQWVVQALRAQGVKTVFGYPGGAIMPVYDALYDGGVEHLLCRHEQGAAMAAIGYARATGNVGVCIATSGPGATNLITGLADAMMDSVPVVAITGQVAAPLIGTDAFQEIDVLGLSLACTKHSFLVESLETLPEVMAEAFAIAQSGRPGPVLVDIPKNIQVASGELTPHLLPVAETVAHPHHELQQARTLIAQAKKPVLYVGGGVGIAQAVPALRAFVQQTGIPTVATLKGLGAPDASDACYLGMLGMHGTKAANLAVQQCDLLIAVGARFDDRVTGKLDTFAPHASVIHMDIDPAELNKLRRAHVGLQGDFNELLPELAQPCDIDEWRAEIIALKSEHRWRYDHPGEAIYAPLFLRQLSDRKAKSAIVTTDVGQHQMWTAQHMSFSAPENFITSSGLGTMGFGLPAAVGAQVARPEDCVICVSGDGSFMMNVQELGTIKRKKLPIKIVLMDNQRLGMVRQWQQLFFSERYSETNLSDNPDFLMLARAFDIPGQRITRKDQVDAALDALLNSEGPYLLHVAIDELENVWPLVPPGASNANMMEKTV; this is encoded by the coding sequence ATGACAGGTGCTCAGTGGGTGGTTCAAGCGTTGCGTGCGCAAGGGGTAAAAACCGTGTTCGGTTATCCGGGTGGCGCGATTATGCCGGTTTACGATGCGCTGTATGATGGAGGCGTTGAACACCTACTGTGCCGTCATGAGCAGGGCGCTGCCATGGCCGCCATCGGCTATGCCCGTGCAACCGGTAACGTGGGCGTCTGTATAGCGACTTCCGGGCCGGGTGCCACCAATCTGATCACCGGCCTTGCCGATGCCATGATGGATTCTGTACCCGTTGTCGCTATCACCGGCCAGGTTGCCGCCCCGCTTATCGGCACCGATGCCTTCCAGGAAATTGACGTACTGGGTTTATCTCTGGCCTGCACTAAACACAGCTTTCTGGTTGAGTCGTTAGAGACGCTGCCTGAAGTAATGGCAGAAGCTTTTGCGATAGCGCAATCTGGTCGTCCCGGCCCGGTGCTGGTTGATATCCCCAAAAATATTCAGGTAGCCAGCGGCGAGTTAACGCCGCATTTGCTGCCCGTAGCCGAGACGGTTGCGCATCCTCATCATGAGTTACAGCAGGCACGCACGCTGATTGCGCAGGCGAAAAAGCCAGTTTTGTATGTCGGCGGCGGCGTAGGCATTGCCCAGGCCGTACCGGCGTTGCGCGCGTTCGTTCAGCAAACCGGTATTCCAACGGTAGCAACGCTGAAAGGTCTGGGCGCGCCGGATGCCAGCGATGCCTGTTACCTCGGAATGTTGGGGATGCATGGCACGAAAGCGGCGAACCTGGCCGTACAGCAGTGTGATTTGCTGATTGCCGTAGGCGCCCGTTTTGACGACCGGGTGACCGGCAAGCTTGATACTTTTGCACCGCATGCCAGCGTTATCCATATGGATATCGATCCGGCTGAGCTGAACAAGCTGCGTCGGGCGCACGTTGGCTTACAGGGTGATTTTAATGAGCTGTTGCCGGAGCTGGCGCAACCCTGTGATATCGATGAATGGCGCGCTGAGATTATTGCGCTGAAGAGTGAGCACCGCTGGCGTTACGATCATCCGGGCGAGGCCATCTACGCGCCTCTGTTTTTGCGCCAGCTGTCAGATCGCAAAGCTAAAAGCGCGATTGTCACAACTGACGTTGGTCAACATCAAATGTGGACGGCGCAGCATATGTCATTCAGCGCGCCGGAGAATTTTATCACTTCCAGCGGGCTGGGAACCATGGGGTTCGGTTTGCCAGCCGCGGTTGGCGCTCAGGTCGCCCGGCCTGAAGATTGTGTCATCTGCGTATCGGGCGATGGCTCTTTCATGATGAACGTGCAGGAGCTGGGCACCATTAAGCGTAAAAAGCTGCCGATAAAAATCGTACTGATGGATAACCAGCGTTTAGGCATGGTGCGCCAGTGGCAGCAGCTGTTTTTTTCCGAGCGCTACAGTGAAACCAATCTGTCCGATAATCCCGATTTTCTGATGCTGGCACGCGCTTTTGATATTCCTGGCCAGCGTATCACGCGTAAAGATCAGGTCGACGCCGCATTAGATGCGCTGCTGAACAGTGAAGGCCCTTATCTGTTGCATGTGGCTATTGATGAACTTGAGAACGTCTGGCCTCTGGTGCCCCCTGGCGCCAGCAACGCAAATATGATGGAGAAAACCGTATGA
- a CDS encoding YifB family Mg chelatase-like AAA ATPase: protein MSLSRVITRAALGVEAPLVTVEVHISRGLPGLSLVGLPEKTVKEARDRVRSAIINSGFDFPAKRVTVNLAPADLPKEGGRFDLPIAVAILAASEQLPDVELAQFEFLGELALSGALRGVQGAIPAAMAAKEAGRRLILPAENAADVGLVQQGESLVAESLMEICAFLLQQHSLSPGKADEVVNEEKSEDLCDIIGQQQGKRALEIAAAGGHNLLLIGPPGTGKTMLAMRLTGLLPPLTEREALECAIIASIVKSGDVHKQWRRRPFRLPHHSSTLYALIGGGSIPQPGEITLAHNGVLFLDELPEFNRKTLDALREPLETGEITISRARARVTWPARFQLVAAMNPSPTGHYQGNHNRSTPQQTLCYLSRLSGPFLDRFDLSLEIPLLPPGMLSQPQKNAEGSNEVRSRVLEARERQLARQGKVNALMSNAEVQQWCGLQQADAEWLESVLVKLGLSVRAWQRLLKVSRTIADLAGEKKLSRAHLLEALSYRGMDRMMAHLHKSLE, encoded by the coding sequence ATGTCTTTATCCCGCGTTATTACACGTGCGGCACTGGGCGTAGAAGCGCCGCTAGTGACGGTGGAAGTTCATATAAGTCGTGGTTTACCTGGCCTTTCGCTGGTTGGGTTACCTGAAAAAACGGTGAAAGAAGCGCGTGACAGGGTGCGTAGCGCGATTATTAATAGCGGCTTTGATTTCCCGGCAAAGCGTGTCACGGTTAATCTGGCTCCTGCTGATTTGCCAAAAGAAGGCGGCCGCTTTGATCTCCCCATTGCTGTTGCCATTCTTGCCGCTTCAGAGCAACTTCCTGACGTAGAACTGGCTCAGTTTGAATTCCTGGGAGAGCTGGCGCTTAGCGGTGCGCTCAGAGGCGTACAGGGCGCGATTCCCGCAGCAATGGCCGCCAAAGAAGCGGGCAGAAGATTAATTTTACCTGCTGAAAATGCTGCCGACGTGGGTTTAGTCCAACAGGGGGAATCACTGGTTGCTGAAAGTCTGATGGAGATCTGTGCTTTTCTCTTACAGCAGCACTCTCTCTCACCTGGGAAAGCAGATGAGGTGGTTAACGAAGAGAAAAGCGAGGACTTGTGCGATATCATCGGTCAACAGCAGGGAAAGCGAGCGCTGGAAATCGCCGCAGCAGGAGGACACAACCTACTGCTTATTGGCCCGCCGGGAACAGGAAAAACTATGCTGGCGATGCGGCTAACCGGGCTATTACCTCCCCTTACCGAACGTGAAGCATTAGAGTGCGCCATTATTGCCAGTATCGTAAAAAGCGGCGATGTGCATAAACAATGGCGCAGGCGACCGTTTCGGCTTCCCCATCATAGTTCAACGCTCTATGCGCTTATCGGCGGTGGTAGCATTCCGCAGCCCGGCGAAATTACCCTGGCACATAACGGAGTACTGTTTCTGGATGAACTTCCTGAATTCAATCGGAAAACGCTCGATGCGTTACGTGAGCCGTTAGAAACCGGTGAAATTACCATTTCGCGTGCACGGGCCAGGGTAACCTGGCCTGCACGCTTTCAACTGGTTGCCGCAATGAATCCCAGCCCAACCGGACATTATCAGGGTAATCATAATCGCAGCACGCCACAGCAAACGCTGTGTTATCTCAGCCGCTTATCAGGCCCCTTTCTCGATCGTTTCGACCTTTCTCTGGAGATACCGCTGTTGCCGCCAGGAATGTTAAGCCAGCCGCAAAAAAACGCCGAGGGCAGTAATGAGGTCCGGTCACGGGTGCTGGAAGCGCGTGAACGTCAGCTGGCGCGCCAGGGGAAAGTGAATGCGTTAATGAGTAATGCAGAAGTACAGCAATGGTGTGGGTTGCAACAAGCCGATGCAGAATGGCTTGAATCAGTATTGGTTAAACTGGGGCTTTCTGTCAGAGCCTGGCAACGCTTGTTAAAGGTCTCACGTACCATCGCTGATTTAGCAGGGGAAAAAAAGCTTAGTCGTGCACATCTGTTGGAAGCTTTAAGCTATCGCGGCATGGATCGTATGATGGCGCATTTGCATAAAAGCCTGGAATAG
- the ilvL gene encoding ilv operon leader peptide, translating into MKALLRVISLVVISVVVIIITPCGAALGGRKA; encoded by the coding sequence ATGAAAGCCCTTCTACGAGTGATTAGCCTAGTCGTGATTAGCGTGGTGGTGATTATTATCACACCGTGCGGGGCTGCGCTCGGAGGAAGAAAGGCTTAA
- the ilvD gene encoding dihydroxy-acid dehydratase, with translation MPKYRSATTTHGRNMAGARALWRATGMTDADFGKPIIAVVNSFTQFVPGHVHLRDLGKLVAEQIEAAGGVAKEFNTIAVDDGIAMGHGGMLYSLPSRELIADSVEYMVNAHCADAMVCISNCDKITPGMMMAALRLNIPAIFVSGGPMEAGKTKLSDKIIKLDLVDAMIQGANPNVSDAESDQIERSACPTCGSCSGMFTANSMNCLTEALGLSQPGNGSLLATHADRKELFINAGKRIVSLAKRYYEQDDETALPRNIANKAAFENAMTLDIAMGGSTNTVLHLLAAAQEGEIDFNISDIDRLSRVVPHLCKVAPSTPKYHMEDVHRAGGVIGILGELDRAGLLNTNVHNVLGTTLRDALDNYDIMLTQDEAVKKMFRAGPAGIRTTQAFSQNCRWDTLDDDRKEGCIRSREYAYSQDGGLAVLYGNMAEDGCIVKTAGVDKEILTFRGPAKVYESQDDAVEAILGGKVVAGDVVVIRYEGPKGGPGMQEMLYPTTYLKSMGLGKSCALITDGRFSGGTSGLSIGHASPEAASGGTIALVRDGDMIEIDIPNRGIRLDVPDNELHARREQEEARGEAAYTPHSRQRQVSLALRAYASLATSADKGAVRDKSKLGG, from the coding sequence ATGCCTAAGTACCGTTCCGCCACTACTACTCACGGCCGTAATATGGCCGGTGCCCGTGCCCTGTGGCGCGCCACAGGAATGACCGACGCCGATTTTGGCAAACCGATTATCGCTGTCGTTAACTCCTTTACCCAATTTGTGCCGGGCCACGTTCATTTACGCGATCTTGGTAAGCTGGTCGCAGAACAGATCGAAGCGGCGGGCGGCGTAGCAAAAGAATTCAATACCATTGCGGTAGATGATGGTATTGCCATGGGTCATGGCGGCATGCTCTATTCTCTGCCGTCGCGCGAACTCATTGCCGACTCGGTAGAGTACATGGTGAATGCACACTGCGCCGATGCGATGGTGTGTATTTCCAACTGCGATAAAATCACCCCGGGAATGATGATGGCAGCGCTGCGCCTGAATATTCCGGCTATTTTCGTCTCTGGCGGACCGATGGAAGCGGGCAAAACCAAACTGTCCGATAAAATCATCAAGCTGGATCTGGTTGATGCCATGATTCAGGGCGCGAACCCTAATGTCAGCGATGCTGAAAGCGATCAGATCGAACGTTCCGCCTGTCCTACCTGCGGCTCCTGCTCCGGCATGTTTACCGCTAACTCCATGAACTGCCTGACCGAAGCGCTGGGGCTGTCTCAGCCGGGCAATGGTTCATTGCTGGCTACGCATGCCGATCGCAAGGAGTTGTTCATTAATGCCGGTAAGCGCATCGTCAGTCTGGCGAAACGCTATTACGAACAGGATGATGAAACCGCGCTGCCGCGCAATATCGCCAATAAAGCCGCTTTTGAAAATGCGATGACGCTGGATATTGCCATGGGCGGTTCAACCAATACTGTTCTGCACCTGCTGGCAGCAGCGCAAGAGGGTGAAATCGATTTCAATATTTCTGATATTGACCGCCTGTCGCGTGTGGTGCCGCATTTATGCAAAGTGGCACCCAGCACTCCCAAATACCATATGGAAGATGTTCACCGTGCGGGTGGCGTTATCGGCATTCTGGGCGAGCTGGATCGCGCAGGCTTGCTGAATACCAACGTACATAACGTGTTGGGTACGACGCTGCGTGATGCGCTGGATAACTACGACATCATGCTGACGCAGGATGAGGCAGTGAAGAAAATGTTCCGCGCCGGACCGGCAGGTATCCGCACCACCCAGGCATTCTCGCAGAATTGCCGCTGGGACACGCTGGACGATGACCGTAAGGAAGGCTGTATCCGTTCACGCGAATATGCTTACAGTCAGGACGGAGGTCTGGCGGTACTGTACGGCAATATGGCGGAAGATGGCTGTATCGTTAAAACCGCAGGCGTAGACAAAGAGATCCTGACATTCCGTGGCCCGGCGAAAGTGTATGAAAGTCAGGATGATGCGGTTGAGGCGATCCTTGGCGGCAAAGTCGTGGCCGGAGATGTGGTGGTGATTCGCTACGAGGGGCCGAAAGGCGGACCGGGCATGCAAGAGATGCTCTATCCGACCACTTACCTGAAATCCATGGGGCTGGGTAAAAGCTGCGCACTGATCACCGATGGACGTTTTTCTGGTGGTACGTCAGGTCTCTCAATCGGCCATGCCTCGCCGGAAGCGGCCAGCGGCGGCACAATCGCCCTGGTGCGTGATGGCGACATGATTGAAATCGATATTCCAAACCGTGGCATCAGGCTTGATGTACCGGACAATGAATTACATGCGCGTCGTGAACAGGAAGAGGCGCGTGGGGAAGCCGCATATACACCGCATTCGCGTCAGCGTCAGGTTTCGCTGGCCCTGCGCGCCTATGCCTCGCTGGCAACCAGCGCGGATAAAGGTGCAGTACGTGATAAATCGAAGCTTGGAGGCTAA
- the ilvM gene encoding acetolactate synthase 2 small subunit codes for MNLHQLSIEARFRPEVLERILRVVRHRGFQVCAMNMASVANAENINIEMTVASQRSVDLLSTQLSKLMDVACVQIQQQTTQQIRA; via the coding sequence ATGAACCTGCACCAGTTGTCTATCGAAGCGCGTTTCCGGCCTGAAGTTCTGGAGCGTATTTTGCGCGTTGTTCGTCATCGCGGCTTTCAGGTCTGTGCTATGAATATGGCCAGCGTGGCTAACGCCGAGAATATTAATATCGAAATGACCGTTGCCAGCCAGCGCTCAGTCGATTTACTGTCAACACAGCTGAGCAAACTGATGGATGTCGCTTGCGTCCAGATTCAACAACAGACAACACAACAAATCCGCGCATAG
- a CDS encoding DUF413 domain-containing protein → MADSFATTNRFFDNKHYPRGFSRHGDFTIKEAQLLERHGYAFNELDLSRREPVTEEERQFIEVCRGLREPQTEAERVWSKYMTRIKRPKRFHTLSGGKPQMEGVEDYSDSDD, encoded by the coding sequence ATGGCGGATAGCTTCGCAACAACTAATCGTTTTTTTGATAACAAACACTACCCGCGTGGGTTTTCGCGTCATGGTGACTTTACAATTAAAGAAGCTCAGCTTCTCGAAAGGCACGGTTACGCGTTTAATGAGCTTGATCTGTCCAGACGTGAGCCTGTGACAGAAGAAGAGCGTCAGTTCATAGAAGTATGTCGTGGTTTACGTGAACCACAAACTGAAGCTGAGCGCGTATGGAGTAAGTATATGACGCGTATCAAGCGTCCAAAACGCTTTCATACTCTTTCAGGTGGTAAGCCACAAATGGAAGGCGTTGAAGACTATAGCGATTCTGACGATTAA